A DNA window from Pedomonas mirosovicensis contains the following coding sequences:
- a CDS encoding FtsW/RodA/SpoVE family cell cycle protein: MIPFRRTDRTAVSRWFWTIDRILLGMLLLLISIGIVAVMSASPAAAHRYSGGSVRLNDMMYFQRHLFWVGLGIPVMIATSLLPIQWIRRLCVVGFLFFLAALMAVPLVGSDANGAVRWISLGGFQFQPSEFLKPAFIVTTAWILSARYDDSTVPAFQVAAGLLVLVIGFLVIQPDYGQSALILFVWFAQALLAGLNLYAFGTMAVAGLSGMGLAYLFVPHVQSRIDRFIFSEGDTYQADKAMECFQAGGLFGTGPGQGLVKMQLPEPHTDYIFAVIGEEFGMLACLGLAILYLGIIVRVLLQLVNEDDPFIVLSVAGLTTQFGAQAFINMGVNLHLLPSKGMTLPFISHGGSSFIATAMTMGLVLALTRRNRFLDASPFVAGRAA; encoded by the coding sequence ATGATCCCCTTTCGTCGTACCGACCGCACCGCCGTCAGCCGCTGGTTCTGGACCATCGACCGGATCCTGCTGGGGATGCTGCTGCTGCTCATCTCCATCGGCATCGTGGCGGTCATGTCGGCCAGCCCGGCGGCGGCGCACCGCTACTCGGGCGGGTCGGTTCGCCTCAACGATATGATGTATTTCCAGCGCCACCTGTTCTGGGTGGGGCTGGGCATTCCGGTGATGATCGCGACCTCCCTGCTGCCGATCCAGTGGATCCGGCGGCTGTGCGTCGTGGGGTTCCTGTTCTTCCTGGCGGCGCTGATGGCGGTGCCGCTCGTCGGCTCCGACGCCAACGGCGCGGTGCGCTGGATCAGCCTGGGGGGCTTCCAGTTCCAGCCGTCGGAGTTCCTCAAGCCCGCGTTTATCGTCACGACCGCGTGGATTCTCTCCGCCCGCTATGACGACAGCACGGTGCCCGCCTTTCAGGTGGCCGCGGGCCTCCTGGTGCTCGTCATCGGCTTTCTGGTCATCCAGCCGGATTACGGCCAGAGCGCGCTCATCCTGTTCGTGTGGTTCGCCCAGGCGCTGCTGGCGGGCCTGAACCTCTATGCCTTCGGCACCATGGCGGTGGCGGGCCTCTCCGGTATGGGGCTGGCCTATCTGTTCGTGCCGCACGTCCAGTCGCGTATCGACCGGTTCATCTTCTCCGAGGGTGACACCTATCAGGCGGACAAGGCCATGGAGTGCTTCCAGGCGGGCGGCCTGTTCGGCACCGGGCCGGGGCAGGGACTGGTGAAGATGCAGCTGCCCGAGCCACACACCGACTACATCTTCGCCGTCATCGGCGAGGAGTTCGGCATGCTCGCCTGCCTCGGGCTGGCGATCCTTTACCTTGGCATCATCGTGCGCGTGCTGCTGCAGCTGGTGAACGAGGACGACCCCTTCATCGTGCTGTCGGTGGCGGGGCTCACCACACAGTTCGGCGCGCAGGCCTTCATCAACATGGGCGTGAACCTGCACCTCCTGCCCTCCAAGGGCATGACCCTGCCGTTCATCAGCCACGGCGGTTCCTCGTTCATCGCCACGGCCATGACCATGGGGCTGGTGCTGGCGCTGACGCGGCGCAACCGCTTCCTCGATGCCAGCCCGTTCGTGGCGGGGAGGGCCGCATGA
- the murG gene encoding undecaprenyldiphospho-muramoylpentapeptide beta-N-acetylglucosaminyltransferase — protein MTALPNKPLIVVAAGGTGGHMVPGHAVAKRLEALGFRVALMTDDRGLRYPGLFEGMPRHVLASGTLGGGLKGKVTALTKIYEGAKTARRLMQADRPAVVAGFGGYPALPSLLAAISLGIPVIIHEQNAVLGRVNRLLAGFTAAIATTFSHTRRLKARLNARTHVTGNPVRQEILALRDLPYPEFNDRSAFRILVIGGSQGAKILADVVPAAIDLLPPELKRRVRITQQCREADLETVRKLYVRVGVSAECSAYITDMADKLRLAHLVIARAGASTLSELTAVGRPSILVPLPTAMDDHQTANARDVADAGGALLIPQGEFTPEALAASIRAFAETPSSLVEMANMAKAAGRPEAAAELAQLIARVAGAPTSTTTGGKAVASKAKAAV, from the coding sequence ATGACCGCGTTGCCGAACAAACCGCTCATCGTGGTGGCGGCCGGGGGCACCGGCGGCCACATGGTGCCGGGCCATGCGGTGGCCAAGCGGCTGGAGGCGCTCGGCTTCCGCGTCGCGCTGATGACGGACGATCGCGGCCTGCGCTACCCCGGCCTGTTCGAGGGCATGCCCCGGCACGTGCTGGCCTCCGGCACGCTGGGTGGCGGCCTCAAAGGCAAGGTGACAGCGCTCACCAAGATTTACGAGGGCGCGAAGACCGCCCGCCGCCTGATGCAGGCGGACCGGCCCGCCGTGGTGGCGGGCTTCGGCGGCTATCCGGCGCTGCCCTCCCTGCTGGCGGCGATCAGCTTGGGCATTCCCGTCATCATCCACGAGCAGAACGCGGTGCTGGGGCGGGTCAACCGCCTGCTGGCGGGGTTCACGGCGGCCATCGCCACCACCTTCAGCCACACCCGGCGGCTGAAGGCGCGGCTCAACGCCCGCACGCATGTCACCGGCAACCCGGTGCGGCAGGAGATTCTGGCGCTGCGGGACCTGCCTTACCCCGAGTTCAACGACCGGTCGGCATTCCGCATCCTCGTCATCGGCGGCAGCCAGGGGGCGAAGATCCTCGCCGACGTGGTGCCCGCCGCCATCGACCTGCTGCCGCCCGAGCTGAAGCGGCGCGTCCGCATCACCCAGCAGTGCCGCGAGGCGGATCTGGAGACGGTGCGTAAGCTCTACGTTCGCGTCGGCGTCTCGGCCGAATGCAGCGCCTACATCACCGACATGGCGGACAAGCTGCGTCTTGCCCATCTGGTCATCGCTCGCGCCGGAGCCTCGACGCTTTCGGAACTGACGGCCGTCGGCCGCCCGTCAATCCTCGTGCCGCTGCCGACCGCCATGGACGACCACCAGACCGCCAACGCGCGGGACGTGGCGGACGCGGGCGGCGCGCTGCTGATCCCGCAAGGCGAGTTCACGCCCGAGGCGCTGGCGGCGAGCATCCGCGCCTTCGCCGAAACTCCCTCCAGTCTCGTCGAGATGGCAAACATGGCAAAGGCCGCGGGCAGGCCGGAGGCAGCGGCGGAACTGGCGCAACTGATCGCCCGCGTGGCGGGCGCGCCCACATCAACGACAACAGGCGGCAAGGCCGTCGCAAGCAAGGCAAAGGCAGCAGTATGA
- the murC gene encoding UDP-N-acetylmuramate--L-alanine ligase, translating into MSGLERDIGTIHFVGIGGIGMSGIAEVMKNLGYSVQGSDVAESYNVARLRERGIPVSIGHKAENLGDAAVVVVSSAIRNGNPEVDLAREKFIPVVRRAEMLAELMRLKNTVAVAGTHGKTTTTSLIAAVLDQAELDPTVINGGIINAYGTNARLGEGQWMVVEADESDGSFLRLPPTIGIVTNIDPEHLDHYGSFEKVKQSFIEFIEHVPFYGAAVLCLDHPEVQAIIPHVTDRPIITYGFNAQADVRGDQVTPFPGGNRFNAVITNRRTGEQRTIEGLELAMPGRHNVQNALSAIAVAQKLGISDDALKAAFAGFGGVKRRFTRVGEVDGVTIIDDYGHHPVEIKAVLAAAREGIGEGRVIAVAQPHRYTRLRDLMSEFCTCFNDADTVVVVPVYAAGEAPIEGVDRDALVKGLRASGHRHVLAADDAAHLAEQLAEMAHPGDMVVCLGAGDITKWAAGLADAIKSRREGAAA; encoded by the coding sequence ATGAGTGGCCTCGAGCGCGACATCGGCACCATTCACTTCGTCGGCATCGGCGGCATCGGCATGTCCGGCATCGCCGAGGTGATGAAGAATCTGGGCTACAGCGTGCAGGGCTCGGACGTGGCGGAGAGCTACAACGTCGCCCGCCTGCGCGAACGGGGCATTCCGGTTTCCATCGGCCACAAGGCGGAGAATCTGGGCGACGCGGCGGTGGTGGTGGTCTCCTCCGCCATCCGCAACGGCAACCCGGAGGTGGATCTGGCGCGGGAGAAGTTCATCCCCGTCGTCCGCCGTGCCGAGATGCTGGCCGAGCTGATGCGCCTCAAGAATACCGTGGCCGTGGCCGGAACCCACGGCAAGACGACGACGACCTCGCTCATCGCCGCCGTGCTGGATCAGGCCGAGCTGGACCCGACCGTCATCAACGGCGGCATCATCAACGCCTACGGCACCAACGCGCGCCTGGGCGAGGGCCAGTGGATGGTGGTGGAGGCGGACGAGTCCGACGGCTCCTTCCTGCGTCTGCCGCCGACCATCGGCATCGTCACCAACATCGACCCCGAGCATCTGGACCACTACGGCTCGTTCGAGAAGGTGAAGCAGTCCTTCATCGAGTTTATCGAGCACGTGCCGTTCTATGGCGCGGCGGTGCTGTGCCTCGACCACCCGGAGGTGCAGGCGATCATCCCGCACGTCACCGACCGGCCGATCATCACCTACGGCTTCAACGCCCAGGCCGACGTGCGCGGCGATCAGGTGACGCCGTTCCCCGGCGGCAACCGCTTCAACGCGGTCATCACCAACCGCCGCACCGGCGAGCAGCGCACCATCGAGGGGCTGGAGTTGGCCATGCCGGGCCGCCACAACGTGCAGAACGCGCTCTCCGCCATCGCGGTCGCCCAGAAGCTGGGCATTTCCGATGACGCGCTGAAGGCGGCCTTCGCCGGGTTCGGCGGCGTCAAGCGGCGCTTCACCCGCGTGGGCGAGGTGGATGGCGTCACCATCATCGACGACTACGGCCACCACCCGGTCGAGATCAAAGCCGTGCTGGCCGCCGCCCGCGAGGGCATCGGCGAGGGGCGCGTCATCGCCGTTGCCCAGCCGCACCGCTACACCCGTCTGCGCGACCTGATGAGCGAGTTCTGCACCTGCTTCAACGACGCCGATACGGTGGTCGTGGTGCCGGTCTATGCGGCGGGCGAAGCCCCGATCGAGGGTGTGGACCGCGATGCGCTGGTCAAGGGCCTGCGCGCCAGCGGCCACCGCCACGTGCTGGCGGCGGACGATGCCGCGCATCTGGCCGAGCAGCTTGCCGAAATGGCCCACCCCGGCGACATGGTGGTGTGCCTGGGCGCAGGCGATATCACCAAATGGGCGGCGGGCCTTGCGGACGCCATCAAATCCCGGCGGGAGGGCGCTGCCGCATGA
- the murB gene encoding UDP-N-acetylmuramate dehydrogenase, translating into MTLATAIPALIDRLPPARGTLEAGGSLADFIWFRCGGPADVLFRPADLDDLMDFLKNCPADVPVLPVGVGSNLLVRDGGVEGVVVRLPKTFAQVAVEPNNRVRAGAAAMGITVASAARDAGLGGMEFLRGIPGTVGGAVRMNAGAYGRETADILVECTVVHRDGRVETLPASALGYTYRHSELPEGAIVVEAVFKGVPADPKVVGAEMDRIASEREASQPLRSRTGGSTFKNPDGDKAWRLIDAAGCRGLTRGGAQVSEKHCNFLLNTGGATSADLEELGEEVRARVKETSGVDLHWEIQRIGRHQKTSVRKDEA; encoded by the coding sequence ATGACGCTGGCCACGGCCATTCCCGCGCTGATCGACCGGCTGCCGCCCGCGCGCGGCACGCTGGAGGCTGGCGGCTCGCTGGCGGACTTCATCTGGTTCCGCTGCGGCGGCCCGGCGGACGTGCTGTTCCGTCCGGCAGACCTCGACGATCTGATGGATTTCCTGAAGAACTGCCCGGCGGACGTGCCGGTGCTGCCGGTGGGCGTTGGCTCGAACCTCCTGGTGCGGGATGGCGGCGTCGAAGGCGTGGTGGTGCGGTTGCCGAAGACCTTCGCGCAGGTTGCTGTCGAGCCGAACAATCGCGTGCGCGCCGGGGCGGCGGCCATGGGCATCACCGTGGCGAGCGCCGCGCGCGATGCGGGGCTGGGCGGCATGGAGTTCCTGCGCGGCATTCCCGGCACCGTCGGCGGGGCCGTGCGGATGAACGCCGGCGCTTATGGGCGCGAGACGGCGGACATTCTGGTGGAATGCACGGTCGTCCATCGGGACGGGCGGGTGGAAACCTTGCCTGCTTCCGCGCTCGGCTACACCTACCGCCACTCCGAACTGCCGGAGGGGGCGATCGTCGTCGAGGCGGTGTTCAAGGGCGTGCCCGCCGACCCGAAGGTGGTGGGCGCGGAGATGGACCGCATCGCTAGCGAACGCGAGGCGAGCCAGCCGCTGCGCTCCCGCACCGGCGGCAGCACCTTCAAGAACCCCGATGGCGACAAGGCGTGGCGTCTGATTGATGCCGCCGGCTGCCGGGGGCTGACGCGCGGGGGCGCGCAGGTGAGCGAGAAGCACTGCAATTTCCTCCTCAACACCGGCGGGGCGACGAGCGCCGATCTGGAAGAACTGGGCGAGGAAGTGCGTGCCCGCGTGAAGGAGACGAGCGGGGTCGATCTCCACTGGGAGATCCAGCGCATCGGGCGTCATCAGAAGACCAGCGTACGGAAGGATGAGGCATGA
- a CDS encoding D-alanine--D-alanine ligase yields the protein MSRHVVVLMGGWSAEREVSLTSGKAVADACERLGYRVTRLDMQRDVAQRLAELKPDVVFNALHGHPGEDGSVQGMLDLMGIAYTHSGLTTSAVAIDKQLTKVVLEKAGIRMPGGGVVKSESIYEADPLPRPYVLKPVNEGSSVGVAIVTDTCNYGNPIRRDAKGPWQQFEELLAEPFIPGRELTVSVLKGEALAVTELQPTQGFYDYDAKYTDGLTRHIVPAQIHPDVARQAMEMAVAAHNALGCRGVSRSDFRYDDTQGEPGILYLLEVNTQPGMTPLSLVPEQAAYRGISFDALVGMLIEEAGGNR from the coding sequence ATGAGCCGTCATGTTGTTGTGTTGATGGGCGGCTGGTCCGCCGAGCGGGAGGTCTCGCTGACCTCGGGCAAGGCCGTGGCCGATGCCTGCGAGCGGCTGGGCTATCGCGTCACCCGCCTCGACATGCAGCGCGACGTGGCCCAGCGCCTCGCCGAATTGAAGCCGGACGTGGTGTTCAACGCGCTGCACGGCCATCCGGGCGAGGATGGTTCGGTGCAGGGCATGCTCGACCTTATGGGCATTGCCTACACCCATTCAGGGCTCACGACCTCGGCCGTCGCCATCGACAAGCAGCTCACCAAGGTTGTGCTGGAGAAGGCGGGCATCCGCATGCCGGGCGGCGGAGTCGTAAAGTCCGAGAGCATCTACGAGGCCGACCCGCTGCCGCGCCCCTATGTGCTGAAGCCGGTGAACGAGGGGTCGTCGGTCGGCGTCGCCATCGTCACCGACACCTGCAACTACGGCAACCCGATCCGCCGCGATGCCAAGGGCCCGTGGCAGCAGTTCGAGGAGTTGCTGGCCGAGCCGTTCATTCCGGGGCGGGAGCTGACCGTTTCGGTGCTGAAGGGCGAAGCGCTGGCCGTGACCGAACTTCAGCCGACGCAAGGCTTCTACGATTACGACGCCAAGTACACCGATGGCCTGACCCGCCATATCGTACCGGCGCAGATTCACCCCGACGTAGCGCGGCAGGCGATGGAAATGGCGGTTGCAGCGCATAATGCGCTTGGGTGCCGGGGTGTATCCCGCTCCGATTTCCGCTATGACGATACTCAGGGCGAGCCGGGGATTCTGTACCTGCTTGAAGTCAACACGCAGCCGGGTATGACCCCGCTGTCGTTGGTGCCCGAGCAGGCGGCGTACCGGGGCATCAGTTTCGACGCGTTGGTCGGAATGCTGATTGAGGAGGCAGGGGGCAATCGATGA
- a CDS encoding cell division protein FtsQ/DivIB: MSKRSSKSKKQQTGALWRSLRRGLMLAGGLAAAGAVAGLCLWYFDVPQRLKFSLAQGVASLGFEVTTLHVTGLKHAPRLAVYSAVLDGRTNSMLTIDLDDVRARLLENPWIQEVSVSRRLPDTLNIVVQERKPVALWQTQGRLSVIDVYGRVLETERLKQFAKLPIVVGAEANQHAMSLFSLLSIHPELRSRMDAATWIGGRRWDLRFRSGELLMLPEGEEASRKALERFSVMERNTGLLGRGFARFDMRQEDRLYTRRAATMKNSSDTRSVRAEVAAQGVDI, from the coding sequence ATGAGCAAACGCTCATCCAAATCGAAGAAGCAGCAAACCGGTGCGCTCTGGCGGAGCCTGCGCCGTGGCCTGATGCTGGCCGGCGGACTGGCGGCTGCCGGTGCCGTGGCGGGCCTTTGCCTCTGGTATTTCGACGTGCCGCAGCGCCTGAAATTCAGCCTGGCCCAAGGGGTGGCCAGCCTCGGTTTCGAGGTGACGACGCTTCATGTCACCGGCCTCAAGCATGCGCCGCGCCTTGCCGTCTACAGCGCCGTGCTGGATGGCCGCACCAATTCCATGCTCACCATCGACCTCGACGATGTGCGCGCGCGCCTGCTGGAGAACCCCTGGATTCAGGAGGTTTCCGTCTCGCGGCGGCTGCCGGATACGCTGAACATCGTCGTTCAGGAGCGCAAGCCGGTCGCCCTCTGGCAGACCCAGGGCCGTCTCAGCGTCATCGACGTCTATGGCCGGGTGCTGGAGACCGAACGGTTGAAGCAGTTCGCCAAGCTGCCCATCGTTGTGGGGGCAGAAGCCAACCAGCACGCCATGAGCCTGTTCTCCCTGCTCTCCATCCACCCGGAGCTGCGCTCGCGCATGGACGCGGCCACCTGGATCGGCGGCCGGCGCTGGGACCTGCGCTTCCGCTCGGGCGAGCTCCTGATGCTGCCCGAGGGCGAGGAAGCCAGCCGCAAGGCGCTGGAGCGGTTCTCGGTGATGGAGCGCAACACGGGGCTCTTGGGCAGGGGTTTCGCCCGCTTCGACATGCGGCAGGAAGACCGGCTTTACACGCGCCGGGCCGCCACCATGAAAAACAGCAGCGACACCCGTAGCGTACGCGCCGAAGTTGCGGCGCAGGGAGTTGATATATGA
- the ftsA gene encoding cell division protein FtsA has product MSGNRRKGGARLALSKGERIVAALDVGTSKVAALIALLTPGSEPRILGFGHQLCTGVRKGMVADMEATERAIRAAMDQAEKMAETTVDRVVVSMSSGGLAYQIHQVDVDIAGHRIERADIDRVLNEGRERIDPGGRTILHAIPAIYTIDGLTGVVNPLGFHAERLGVDILVVSAETAPLRNLDLCVRQAHLDVQAIVASPLASGLACLEAEQRELGVALVEMGAGVTNVSVLARGMVVGMACVPMGGSDIVDDIAAAFNTRRSHAERMLSLHGTLITTSRDNHDLVEVLPLRDGGPASWITKAQLSSVIRMRVEAILSEVAQRLDELGFRRAVGRSVVMTGGVADLNGIAHFATGVFGRETKIATPRPLEGLPEAATGPAFSTLVGLVQHELRQGHDIWRDARISMNRISRSPLERMIEILRGSL; this is encoded by the coding sequence ATGAGCGGGAACCGGCGCAAAGGCGGGGCCAGGCTTGCTCTCTCCAAGGGGGAGCGTATCGTTGCGGCCCTTGACGTGGGCACCTCCAAGGTGGCGGCGCTGATCGCGCTGCTGACGCCCGGCAGCGAACCGCGCATCCTCGGCTTCGGCCATCAGCTGTGCACGGGCGTCCGCAAGGGCATGGTCGCGGACATGGAAGCGACCGAGCGGGCCATCCGCGCTGCCATGGACCAAGCCGAGAAGATGGCCGAGACCACGGTCGATCGGGTGGTCGTCAGCATGTCCTCGGGCGGGCTGGCCTACCAGATTCATCAGGTGGACGTGGACATCGCCGGCCACCGCATCGAGCGGGCGGATATCGACCGCGTGCTGAACGAAGGCCGCGAGCGGATTGACCCCGGTGGGCGCACCATTCTGCACGCCATTCCGGCCATCTACACCATCGACGGGCTGACCGGCGTCGTGAACCCGCTGGGCTTCCATGCCGAGCGGCTGGGGGTGGACATTCTCGTCGTCTCCGCCGAGACGGCCCCCTTGCGGAACCTCGACCTGTGCGTGCGCCAGGCGCACCTCGACGTGCAGGCGATCGTCGCCTCGCCGCTGGCCAGCGGCCTGGCCTGCCTCGAGGCGGAGCAGCGCGAACTGGGCGTGGCCCTCGTCGAGATGGGCGCGGGCGTTACCAACGTCTCGGTGCTGGCGCGCGGCATGGTCGTGGGCATGGCCTGCGTGCCCATGGGCGGCTCGGACATCGTCGATGACATCGCGGCGGCCTTCAACACGCGGCGCAGCCATGCCGAGCGGATGCTCTCGCTCCATGGCACGCTCATCACCACCAGCCGCGACAACCACGATCTGGTCGAGGTGCTGCCTCTCCGTGATGGCGGCCCGGCCTCGTGGATCACCAAGGCGCAGCTTTCCAGCGTCATCCGCATGCGGGTGGAGGCGATTCTCTCCGAGGTGGCGCAGCGGCTCGACGAGCTGGGTTTCCGCCGCGCGGTGGGCCGTTCCGTTGTCATGACGGGCGGCGTTGCGGACCTCAACGGCATAGCGCATTTCGCCACAGGCGTGTTCGGCAGGGAAACAAAAATTGCGACGCCTAGGCCACTTGAGGGATTACCGGAGGCTGCAACCGGACCGGCGTTCTCGACCCTCGTCGGCCTGGTGCAGCATGAGCTGCGGCAAGGACATGATATCTGGCGAGACGCGCGCATCTCCATGAACCGGATTTCGCGCAGCCCGCTCGAGCGCATGATTGAGATCCTGAGGGGAAGCTTGTGA
- the ftsZ gene encoding cell division protein FtsZ, with product MGIELKRPELTELAPRITVIGVGGAGGNAVANMIRSGLQGVDFVVANTDAQALASSPAETRIQLGLKITQGLGAGSRPEIGRAAAEETLETLETALEGSHMCFITAGMGGGTGTGAAPIVARAAREKGILTVGVVTKPFSFEGARRMRSADEGIAELQKHVDTLIIIPNQNLFRIANPQTTFKEAFCMADEVLHAGVRGITDLMVMPGLINLDFADIRTVMSEMGKAMMGTGEAEGPSRAIEAAQAAIANPLLDEVSMRGAKGVIINITGGDDLTLFEVDEAANHIREMVDPEANIIVGSAFNEELTGRMRVSVVATGIDAATPAAQQPQQPAARPGMGFAPVASSFPTAAAAKPVAGAPAPVAPVAAAPAPEPAAPVEEDILSLDASNQVEEPEAAQAPAAAPAAPAAPVRAEPPVEAARPAPVAPAPAAHVAPEPVAAPVYPEPMRPMKRPEPQRAPTLFERMMGITRSAPAEEPAQETPAPQPRGQRAQGDDPLEIPTFLKRQAN from the coding sequence ATGGGTATTGAACTGAAGCGGCCGGAGCTGACAGAGCTTGCGCCGCGCATTACCGTGATCGGCGTGGGTGGCGCAGGCGGCAATGCCGTTGCCAACATGATCCGGTCTGGCCTGCAGGGCGTGGACTTCGTCGTGGCCAACACGGACGCGCAGGCGCTGGCCAGCAGCCCGGCCGAGACCCGCATCCAGCTTGGCCTCAAGATTACCCAAGGCCTCGGCGCGGGCTCGCGTCCCGAAATCGGCCGCGCCGCGGCCGAGGAAACGCTGGAGACGCTGGAGACGGCGCTCGAGGGCAGCCACATGTGCTTCATCACCGCCGGCATGGGCGGTGGCACCGGCACCGGCGCGGCGCCGATCGTCGCCCGCGCGGCCCGCGAGAAGGGTATCCTCACCGTCGGCGTCGTGACGAAGCCGTTCAGCTTCGAGGGCGCGCGCCGCATGCGCTCGGCCGATGAAGGCATCGCCGAGCTGCAAAAGCACGTCGACACGCTGATTATCATTCCGAACCAGAACCTGTTCCGTATCGCCAACCCGCAGACCACCTTCAAGGAAGCCTTCTGCATGGCGGACGAGGTGCTGCACGCGGGCGTGCGCGGCATCACTGACCTCATGGTCATGCCGGGCCTCATCAACCTCGACTTCGCCGATATCCGCACGGTGATGAGCGAGATGGGCAAGGCGATGATGGGCACCGGCGAGGCCGAGGGCCCGAGCCGCGCCATCGAGGCCGCCCAGGCTGCCATCGCCAACCCGCTGCTGGACGAGGTGTCCATGCGCGGGGCCAAGGGCGTCATCATCAACATCACCGGTGGCGACGACCTCACCCTGTTCGAGGTGGACGAGGCCGCCAACCACATCCGCGAGATGGTGGATCCGGAAGCCAACATCATCGTCGGTTCGGCCTTCAACGAGGAACTGACCGGCCGTATGCGCGTGTCGGTGGTCGCCACCGGCATCGATGCCGCCACCCCGGCCGCCCAGCAGCCCCAGCAGCCGGCGGCGCGCCCCGGCATGGGCTTTGCGCCGGTCGCGTCGTCCTTCCCAACCGCCGCTGCTGCCAAGCCGGTTGCCGGCGCTCCGGCTCCCGTGGCTCCGGTTGCGGCTGCCCCGGCTCCCGAGCCTGCCGCTCCGGTGGAGGAGGACATCCTCTCGCTCGATGCCAGCAATCAGGTGGAGGAGCCCGAGGCCGCCCAGGCTCCGGCCGCTGCTCCGGCTGCGCCTGCCGCGCCGGTTCGCGCTGAACCGCCGGTCGAGGCTGCGCGTCCGGCCCCGGTTGCGCCGGCGCCTGCCGCCCATGTGGCGCCCGAGCCGGTTGCCGCGCCGGTCTATCCGGAGCCGATGCGCCCGATGAAGCGCCCCGAGCCTCAGCGCGCGCCAACCCTGTTCGAGCGCATGATGGGCATTACCCGCTCGGCTCCGGCCGAGGAGCCAGCGCAGGAAACCCCCGCGCCGCAGCCGCGCGGCCAGCGCGCCCAGGGTGATGATCCGCTGGAGATCCCGACGTTTCTGAAGCGGCAGGCCAACTAA
- the hemF gene encoding oxygen-dependent coproporphyrinogen oxidase: protein MTDQMDDRKRQAAQWFEQLRNQICAAFEAIENEQTTGPGSDLPPGRFERKAWERTDYTGAPGGGGVMSIMKGRVFEKVGVNISTVEGTFAPEFAKQINGAAEDPRFFATGISLVAHMRSPLVPAVHMNTRFLVTTKWWFGGGADLNPPFPVGQDTADFHAAFKQACDRHDPDYYPRFKQWCDEYFYIPHRNRARGVGGIFYDHLNTGDWGKDFAFTQDVGKAFLDIYPQLVRRHVKEEWTPEQREEQLRYRGLYAEFNLVYDRGTTFGLKTGGNVEAILMSLPPEAKWP, encoded by the coding sequence ATGACGGACCAGATGGACGACCGCAAGAGACAGGCCGCGCAGTGGTTCGAGCAGTTGCGGAACCAGATCTGCGCCGCCTTCGAGGCGATCGAGAACGAACAGACCACCGGCCCCGGCTCCGACCTTCCCCCCGGCCGCTTCGAGCGCAAGGCGTGGGAGCGCACGGATTACACCGGTGCGCCTGGCGGCGGCGGCGTCATGTCCATTATGAAGGGCCGGGTGTTCGAGAAGGTTGGCGTCAACATCTCAACCGTCGAGGGCACCTTCGCGCCTGAGTTCGCCAAGCAGATCAACGGGGCAGCCGAAGATCCGCGCTTCTTTGCCACCGGCATCAGCCTCGTTGCCCACATGCGCTCGCCGCTGGTGCCCGCCGTGCACATGAACACGCGGTTTCTCGTCACCACCAAATGGTGGTTCGGCGGCGGGGCGGACCTCAACCCGCCCTTTCCCGTCGGGCAGGACACGGCAGACTTCCACGCCGCCTTCAAACAGGCGTGTGATCGACATGACCCGGACTACTATCCGCGCTTCAAACAGTGGTGCGATGAATACTTCTACATCCCGCACCGCAACCGGGCGCGGGGCGTCGGCGGCATTTTCTACGACCACCTGAACACCGGCGACTGGGGCAAGGACTTCGCCTTCACCCAGGACGTGGGCAAGGCCTTCCTCGATATCTACCCGCAACTGGTGCGCCGCCATGTGAAGGAGGAGTGGACCCCTGAGCAGCGCGAGGAACAGTTGCGCTATCGCGGCCTCTATGCTGAGTTCAATCTGGTCTACGATCGCGGCACCACCTTCGGCCTCAAGACCGGCGGCAACGTGGAGGCCATTCTCATGAGCCTGCCGCCCGAGGCCAAGTGGCCCTGA
- a CDS encoding tRNA (cytidine(34)-2'-O)-methyltransferase gives MRLALFEPEIPPNTGTMLRLCACLGVPVDIVEPCGFPFSDRALRRAGMDYMDFVDLRRHIDFAAFNAWRREAGHRLVLVETTGTLRHIDFGFAPKDILMLGRETSGTPPEVEAACDAVVRIPMLPSARSLNVATAAAMVLSEALRQTGGFPQ, from the coding sequence ATGCGTCTTGCCCTGTTTGAACCCGAGATTCCGCCCAACACCGGCACCATGCTGCGCCTGTGCGCCTGCCTGGGCGTGCCGGTGGATATCGTCGAGCCGTGCGGCTTCCCCTTCTCCGACCGTGCTCTCCGGCGCGCAGGCATGGATTACATGGATTTCGTCGACCTGCGGCGGCATATCGACTTTGCCGCCTTCAACGCCTGGCGCCGGGAAGCGGGGCACCGGCTGGTCCTGGTGGAGACCACCGGGACCCTGCGCCACATAGACTTCGGCTTTGCGCCCAAGGATATACTCATGCTCGGTCGCGAAACTTCCGGCACCCCGCCTGAGGTGGAAGCGGCCTGCGATGCCGTCGTGCGGATACCCATGCTGCCGTCGGCGCGCTCGCTCAATGTTGCCACAGCCGCCGCCATGGTTCTGTCCGAGGCATTGCGGCAGACGGGAGGATTTCCGCAATGA